Proteins from a genomic interval of Candidatus Binataceae bacterium:
- a CDS encoding PHP-associated domain-containing protein, producing the protein MLVDLHVHTSLSRDSNASAEAYVTLAASHLPVLDVICFTEHRQYAIKAETEREYAELEARLGVRIFRGIEADTDLGHLLIFGVTPALARRFNLEDRMLRAERLIEFVHGDGGIAIPAHPFRDSSYGVRLDSLLAKLGPALNSVEAINGQNTPDQNSDALATCEKLGLSAVGGSDAHFASAQWFMTCATELEREVSTVEELCMELRAGRARPYHFPSESK; encoded by the coding sequence ATGCTCGTCGATCTCCACGTCCACACCAGTTTATCGCGCGACTCGAACGCCTCGGCCGAGGCTTACGTAACGCTCGCTGCAAGCCATCTTCCGGTCCTCGACGTGATCTGCTTCACCGAGCATCGGCAGTATGCAATCAAGGCGGAGACCGAACGCGAGTACGCCGAGTTGGAAGCGCGCCTCGGTGTGCGTATCTTCCGCGGTATCGAAGCCGACACCGATCTCGGCCATCTGCTGATTTTTGGTGTCACCCCAGCGTTGGCCCGGCGCTTCAACCTCGAAGATCGGATGCTGCGCGCAGAGCGGCTCATCGAATTTGTCCATGGCGACGGCGGCATCGCGATCCCGGCTCATCCCTTCCGCGACTCGAGTTACGGCGTGCGGCTCGACTCCCTGCTCGCAAAACTTGGTCCGGCGCTGAATTCAGTCGAGGCGATCAATGGCCAAAACACGCCGGATCAGAACAGCGACGCGCTCGCGACCTGCGAAAAGCTCGGGCTGAGCGCGGTCGGCGGCAGCGACGCTCATTTCGCCTCAGCCCAGTGGTTCATGACTTGCGCCACCGAACTTGAACGCGAAGTCTCAACGGTCGAGGAACTTTGCATGGAGCTGCGCGCAGGCCGCGCGCGCCCCTATCATTTTCCCAGCGAGTCGAAGTGA
- a CDS encoding LLM class F420-dependent oxidoreductase: MKFGTFITSQRPERIAANIRKAEECGFESAWIGEHLILPVNYTSKYPYSPDGRFPAPADVPFHDPMLALAFAAAVTSRIRLATGIFVVPLRNPITTAKAVASLDVLSNGRVIFGVGVGWFAEEFAAAGASFDDRALRTREYLELMKALWTKDDPAYAGKTFSVAGVRFNPKPIQKPHPPIVVGGTSELAIKRAVRYGDGWYAVARSMDEARTLLGQLEHQQRTANRTRPVEVTMSLRTGHPLTLDEVRTLAEAGVARLLVGLPLRALDETELAQFRDDLMAKL; encoded by the coding sequence ATGAAGTTCGGAACTTTCATCACGAGCCAGCGGCCCGAGCGGATCGCGGCGAATATCCGCAAGGCCGAGGAGTGCGGCTTCGAGTCCGCCTGGATCGGCGAGCATCTGATCCTGCCGGTCAACTACACCTCGAAATACCCGTACTCGCCCGATGGCCGTTTCCCAGCCCCGGCGGACGTACCTTTCCATGATCCGATGCTGGCGCTGGCCTTCGCCGCCGCCGTCACCAGCCGGATCAGACTGGCGACCGGCATCTTCGTCGTGCCGCTGCGCAATCCGATCACCACGGCCAAAGCCGTGGCCTCGCTCGACGTGCTGAGCAATGGCCGCGTGATTTTCGGCGTCGGCGTCGGCTGGTTCGCCGAGGAGTTCGCCGCGGCGGGCGCGAGCTTCGACGACCGCGCCCTGCGCACGCGGGAATATCTCGAGCTGATGAAAGCGCTGTGGACCAAAGACGATCCTGCATACGCAGGCAAAACTTTCAGCGTCGCCGGCGTGCGCTTCAATCCAAAACCAATCCAGAAACCGCATCCCCCGATCGTCGTCGGCGGCACCAGCGAGTTGGCGATCAAGCGCGCCGTGCGCTACGGCGACGGCTGGTACGCCGTCGCGCGCAGCATGGACGAGGCGCGGACGCTGCTCGGGCAACTCGAGCACCAACAGCGGACGGCGAATCGCACGCGTCCGGTCGAAGTCACGATGAGCCTGCGCACAGGCCATCCGCTCACGCTCGACGAAGTCCGGACCTTGGCCGAGGCTGGCGTCGCGCGCCTGCTCGTCGGACTGCCTTTGCGCGCGCTCGACGAGACCGAATTGGCCCAATTTCGCGACGACCTGATGGCAAAGCTATAG
- a CDS encoding FHA domain-containing protein: MVQDRFPLGAQHRLRIGAVDKRELTFKALAGLIGGAIGWFPVELASHNHSLTDVQTTGMLIAGFLTMALMAGMIGGMIMAAAEQRIEFSEAASRHFLLGFVVCAVVSLPGTYYSDLLFSAVLSAGGWGSGQAGSEAYLVFGRLLGWTLMGLLLGVGVGIASFSIQNILKGGLGGLIGGFVGGLSFDLIGSVSHTGLMPRLVGFSVIGLAIGLFIGLVQELTKSAWIVVEAGRLRGRQFRLEGATINIGRAEENPIGLFGDPSISPRHAVIEHRGENYSIRNLAVEAGTFVNGGRIESAALREGDRIRIGGYELTFHSRADPRSAEPAAGAPPRAAAAAGAACLTRADGDRLFLKAGAPTRVGRALDNDIVIDDASISRYHAVIEARNGGYVVRDLGSHNGTWLGDTRVTQASLERGATIRLGNANFTFDA, from the coding sequence ATGGTCCAGGATAGGTTTCCCCTCGGTGCGCAGCATAGATTGCGCATCGGCGCAGTCGATAAACGCGAGCTTACCTTCAAGGCGCTGGCCGGTTTGATCGGCGGCGCGATCGGTTGGTTTCCAGTCGAACTCGCCAGCCACAACCATTCCTTGACCGACGTCCAAACCACCGGAATGTTGATTGCCGGCTTCCTCACGATGGCGCTGATGGCCGGCATGATCGGCGGCATGATCATGGCCGCCGCGGAACAGCGAATCGAATTCTCTGAGGCGGCGAGCCGGCACTTTTTGCTCGGCTTCGTGGTCTGCGCCGTCGTCTCGTTGCCCGGCACCTACTACTCGGATCTGCTCTTCAGCGCGGTTCTCTCAGCCGGCGGATGGGGCAGCGGGCAAGCGGGCTCCGAGGCCTATCTGGTGTTCGGGCGCTTGCTCGGATGGACTCTGATGGGCCTGCTGCTCGGCGTCGGCGTTGGCATTGCGAGCTTCTCAATCCAAAACATTCTCAAGGGCGGACTCGGCGGCTTGATCGGTGGATTTGTCGGTGGGCTGAGCTTTGACCTTATAGGCTCAGTGAGTCACACCGGCCTGATGCCGCGTCTGGTCGGGTTTTCGGTTATCGGGCTCGCGATCGGCCTCTTCATCGGACTGGTTCAGGAACTTACCAAGAGCGCGTGGATTGTGGTCGAGGCCGGACGGCTGCGCGGGCGCCAGTTTCGCCTCGAAGGCGCCACGATCAATATCGGGCGCGCCGAGGAAAACCCCATCGGCTTGTTCGGCGATCCGTCGATCAGTCCGCGCCACGCCGTAATCGAGCATCGGGGCGAGAACTATTCGATCCGCAACCTCGCGGTCGAAGCCGGCACTTTTGTCAATGGCGGCCGGATCGAAAGCGCCGCGCTGCGCGAAGGCGATCGTATTAGGATCGGCGGCTACGAACTGACGTTCCATAGCCGCGCCGACCCCCGCAGCGCCGAGCCCGCGGCGGGCGCGCCGCCGAGAGCCGCAGCGGCTGCGGGTGCCGCCTGTTTGACCCGCGCCGACGGTGACCGGCTTTTTCTGAAGGCTGGCGCGCCGACCCGCGTCGGCCGCGCCCTCGACAACGATATCGTAATCGACGACGCGTCGATTTCGCGTTACCACGCGGTCATCGAGGCTCGCAACGGCGGCTATGTTGTCCGCGATCTCGGCAGTCACAACGGCACTTGGCTGGGCGACACGCGCGTCACCCAGGCTAGTCTCGAGCGCGGCGCGACTATCCGTCTCGGCAATGCCAACTTCACCTTCGATGCCTGA
- a CDS encoding CoA transferase: MSGKPLIEQPFGPLQGVRIISSGTLIAQPFAGELAAEMGAEVIQIERPEVGDAGWRTIGIRLPSINGDTQVATNFVQERRNVFCVTLDLSKARGREVFLKLIPTADIWMESSKPGSYAKWGIDDDALRKINPKLVITHVSGFGQDGDPAYVSRASYDIVGQAFGGVMYQTGFPENPPSRAAPWTGDYMTAMFTLWSSLAGLTYARAHGVGQSIDVAQYEAIHRTLGGTMLEYFQQGVVRERSGNKAQGFQPLDSFETSDGFVVIGAIADVFNRLLRAVGFDEADPKWQVARNDVESIEGIEFDAILRGWVNERTTVEVVRILNEHQVPCSPIMTSKDIAEDPHYRARNMHIEWEDLQVGRVRGIGVVPKFSKTPGKVWRGAPPIGHDNQRIYGEMLGLSADELAALRRDKVI, translated from the coding sequence ATGAGCGGAAAGCCCTTAATCGAGCAACCCTTTGGTCCTTTGCAGGGCGTGCGAATTATTTCCAGCGGTACGCTGATCGCGCAACCATTTGCCGGGGAGCTGGCGGCGGAGATGGGCGCCGAGGTCATCCAGATCGAGCGGCCGGAGGTGGGCGACGCGGGTTGGCGCACGATCGGGATCCGGCTGCCATCAATTAATGGCGATACGCAGGTCGCGACGAACTTCGTGCAGGAGCGGCGCAACGTTTTCTGCGTTACGCTTGACCTCTCGAAGGCGCGCGGGCGCGAGGTCTTTCTCAAGCTGATTCCTACTGCTGACATCTGGATGGAGAGCTCGAAGCCCGGCAGCTACGCCAAATGGGGAATCGACGACGACGCGCTGCGCAAGATCAATCCGAAGCTTGTGATCACGCACGTCTCGGGCTTCGGCCAGGACGGCGATCCCGCGTATGTGAGCCGCGCGTCTTACGACATCGTGGGGCAGGCCTTTGGCGGCGTGATGTACCAGACCGGGTTTCCAGAGAATCCGCCGTCGCGCGCTGCGCCGTGGACGGGGGATTATATGACAGCGATGTTCACGCTGTGGTCGTCGCTCGCCGGGCTGACGTATGCGCGGGCGCACGGCGTGGGGCAATCGATTGACGTCGCACAGTACGAGGCGATCCATCGAACGCTGGGCGGCACGATGCTCGAGTATTTTCAGCAGGGTGTGGTGCGCGAACGCTCGGGCAACAAGGCCCAGGGTTTTCAGCCACTGGACAGTTTTGAGACGAGCGACGGTTTCGTGGTGATCGGCGCGATCGCGGACGTTTTCAATCGCCTGCTGCGCGCGGTCGGCTTTGACGAGGCCGATCCCAAGTGGCAGGTCGCGCGCAACGATGTCGAATCGATAGAAGGGATCGAGTTCGACGCGATCCTGCGCGGCTGGGTCAACGAACGCACGACGGTTGAGGTCGTCAGGATTCTCAATGAGCATCAGGTGCCGTGCTCGCCGATCATGACGTCGAAAGATATTGCCGAGGATCCGCATTACCGCGCCCGCAACATGCATATCGAGTGGGAGGATCTACAGGTCGGTCGCGTAAGGGGTATCGGCGTGGTGCCGAAATTTTCAAAGACGCCGGGCAAGGTCTGGCGCGGTGCACCGCCGATCGGCCACGACAATCAGCGCATCTACGGCGAGATGCTGGGGCTGAGTGCTGACGAGCTCGCCGCGCTGCGGCGCGACAAGGTCATCTGA
- a CDS encoding chloride channel protein has product MTGETRAELAPSQFEYVEIILLAAAVGVLAALGNFGFRALIHLFAWLFMEQEGGLLGVGRGFTRILLPLILMSGGGLLLILNYFFPRDMLGYGFPAFLENVNLGNAQMRRRWIVLKALGAAVSLGCGASVGREGPIAQIGGAIGSALAQFRRLSADRAKVLIAAGAGAGIAATFNAPMGGMMFAQEIVLLGETELGNLTLVLIATFSSVAASRALIGSGPLFSPHHFLIDNYWEVLTYGVMGVVLGAMAAGFVRFFHATGRYIRGLKLSQPIQLLGGLALVGLIAIPLPQNLADGYPVIEEALGGRLGLRLTVALMAAKFLTSAISLEAGAPGGIFGPVFFIGAMAGASFRGLVEVIAPGFTGPSGSYALIGIGGFLSGVSHAPLTALLLLFEMTRGDWTVVLPTMIATVSALVVARLIEPESIDTYSLARAGKSLEIGRDRLLLTQLPVSSVIRRDARTVPAGASLAEVMRIASEVEQATLPVIDHSGALAGLIRTHDLLQLVAASTDLGALVNAWDLSRRNPPVLTLDANLDQAAQTMEYEGLEELPVTETAHGGKFLGLVTRHDIARAFNRVTLSVSAVATRENNIFWASGYRVSRVGIPDAALGKNLRQLELRTRFGVSVLAVQDGADPERGFQPCPADRPFKADDVIIAAGHPADLRRFSSGLSFVAESSKAG; this is encoded by the coding sequence ATGACCGGGGAGACGCGCGCCGAGTTGGCGCCGAGCCAATTCGAGTACGTCGAGATAATCCTGCTCGCGGCCGCGGTCGGCGTACTGGCGGCGCTCGGCAACTTCGGTTTCCGCGCCCTGATTCACCTTTTCGCGTGGTTATTCATGGAGCAGGAGGGCGGCCTTCTGGGCGTTGGCCGGGGCTTCACCCGGATACTGCTCCCGCTGATTCTGATGAGCGGCGGCGGTCTGCTGCTCATTCTGAATTATTTCTTTCCGCGCGACATGCTCGGCTACGGGTTTCCGGCCTTTCTGGAGAACGTCAATCTCGGCAACGCGCAGATGCGCCGGCGCTGGATTGTCTTGAAAGCGCTGGGCGCAGCAGTGTCGTTGGGTTGCGGCGCCTCGGTCGGCCGCGAGGGACCGATCGCGCAGATCGGGGGCGCAATTGGGTCGGCGCTGGCGCAGTTCCGCCGCCTGTCCGCTGATCGCGCCAAGGTCCTGATCGCGGCGGGCGCGGGCGCGGGCATCGCCGCGACCTTCAACGCACCGATGGGCGGCATGATGTTCGCCCAGGAAATCGTGCTTTTGGGCGAGACCGAGCTGGGCAATTTGACCCTGGTGCTGATCGCAACTTTCAGCTCGGTCGCGGCTTCGCGCGCGCTGATCGGCAGCGGGCCGCTGTTCTCGCCGCATCATTTTTTAATCGACAACTATTGGGAGGTGCTGACGTACGGCGTGATGGGCGTCGTGCTCGGCGCGATGGCCGCCGGCTTCGTGCGGTTTTTCCATGCGACCGGCCGCTATATCCGCGGCCTCAAGCTGAGCCAGCCGATCCAACTACTGGGCGGTCTCGCGCTCGTCGGCTTGATTGCGATTCCTCTGCCGCAGAACCTCGCCGACGGCTACCCGGTGATCGAGGAGGCGCTCGGTGGCAGGCTGGGGTTGCGCCTGACGGTGGCGCTGATGGCGGCGAAATTTTTGACCAGCGCGATTTCGCTGGAGGCCGGCGCGCCGGGCGGGATCTTTGGTCCGGTTTTTTTTATCGGCGCGATGGCCGGGGCGAGTTTTCGCGGCCTGGTCGAGGTGATTGCACCCGGATTTACCGGACCCTCGGGGTCCTACGCGTTGATCGGGATCGGCGGCTTCCTCAGCGGCGTCAGCCATGCGCCGCTGACCGCGTTGCTGCTGCTGTTTGAAATGACGCGCGGCGACTGGACAGTGGTGCTGCCCACGATGATCGCGACGGTCAGCGCGCTGGTCGTCGCCCGCCTGATCGAGCCTGAGTCGATCGACACCTATAGCCTTGCGCGCGCCGGGAAGAGTCTCGAAATCGGCCGCGATCGTCTGCTGCTGACGCAATTGCCGGTCTCGTCCGTGATCCGTCGCGACGCCCGCACCGTGCCGGCCGGCGCTTCCCTGGCCGAAGTCATGCGTATCGCGAGCGAAGTAGAACAGGCGACGCTGCCGGTAATCGATCATAGCGGCGCCCTCGCCGGGCTGATCCGCACGCACGATCTGCTCCAGCTTGTCGCCGCGAGCACAGACCTCGGCGCCCTCGTCAACGCCTGGGATTTGAGCCGGCGCAATCCTCCTGTGCTGACGCTCGACGCGAATCTGGATCAGGCGGCGCAGACGATGGAATACGAGGGGCTGGAAGAGTTGCCGGTCACCGAAACCGCTCACGGCGGAAAATTCCTCGGGCTGGTGACCCGTCACGACATCGCGCGGGCTTTCAACCGCGTGACGTTATCGGTATCGGCGGTGGCGACGCGTGAGAATAATATTTTTTGGGCGAGCGGCTATCGGGTCTCGCGGGTCGGCATTCCCGACGCCGCGCTGGGAAAGAATTTGCGGCAACTCGAACTGCGCACGCGGTTTGGCGTTAGCGTGCTGGCGGTGCAGGACGGGGCCGATCCGGAACGCGGTTTCCAGCCCTGCCCGGCCGATCGTCCGTTCAAAGCGGACGATGTGATTATCGCAGCGGGCCATCCGGCGGATCTGCGACGCTTCAGCAGCGGGCTGAGTTTTGTCGCGGAGTCTTCGAAGGCTGGTTGA
- a CDS encoding glycosyltransferase family 39 protein, whose amino-acid sequence MREIVGAIIVAVVAALVCFFHLGAYGLWEPDEARYAEIAREMLVLRDFVVPHLNYVPYIEKPPLLYWLTALAMHAFGVNEFAARFVNAAAACAGVAADYLFARRVIDSRHAFWSAIILSTSALYAVMAQVLTTDMLLTATITVALFAFFLHWREDGGWCWIMYVAIALAVLTKGPIGLAIPLVAGAIFLVTERDWRHALRRFRVVPGFCLTAAIVAPWFVAVAIRQPDFLDFYFVGEHFRRFFQSSYSHGQPIYYYVPVIIAGTLPWSILAPFAAWRSLTPNPARRFCLISAATIFVVFSCASAKLIPYILPALPPLAIVIASGLLGFTDREHDSALAVANSSRRLAASGPILSLLGAGVMLAGIFANRFASPNPMLVRPALYFAGAIVLVAGAICFAAFWQHRFEAGLATIATAAVAILIVASYGRIMSEPARSYAELARAIAERAPDARLICYPRYLQSLPFYARRRVILIGAKTELAYGAAHASDAANFFFTRRADLLRLWNEPIPSVLIVDRAAFAPLAASLGPYTVVAADAKKIAVTRGTSDPAQRPIGG is encoded by the coding sequence ATGCGCGAAATCGTTGGGGCGATTATCGTCGCTGTGGTCGCCGCGCTCGTCTGCTTCTTCCATCTGGGCGCATACGGGCTCTGGGAGCCGGATGAGGCGCGCTACGCGGAAATCGCGCGCGAGATGCTGGTCTTGCGCGACTTTGTCGTGCCGCACCTCAACTACGTGCCGTATATCGAGAAACCGCCGCTGTTGTATTGGCTCACGGCGTTGGCGATGCACGCATTCGGCGTCAATGAGTTCGCCGCCCGATTCGTCAATGCTGCGGCGGCATGCGCCGGGGTCGCGGCCGACTATCTCTTCGCGCGGCGAGTCATCGACTCGCGCCACGCCTTTTGGTCGGCGATCATTTTGAGCACGAGTGCGCTCTATGCCGTGATGGCGCAGGTGCTGACGACCGATATGCTGTTGACGGCGACGATTACGGTCGCGCTCTTCGCTTTCTTTCTCCATTGGCGCGAAGACGGCGGCTGGTGCTGGATCATGTACGTCGCGATCGCGCTGGCAGTGCTAACCAAGGGCCCGATCGGTCTTGCGATCCCGCTGGTTGCAGGGGCAATCTTCCTGGTGACCGAGCGTGACTGGCGCCACGCACTCCGGCGTTTTCGAGTCGTCCCCGGCTTCTGCCTGACCGCGGCGATCGTTGCGCCCTGGTTTGTCGCCGTTGCGATTCGGCAGCCGGATTTTCTCGATTTCTACTTCGTCGGCGAGCACTTTCGCCGTTTCTTTCAGTCAAGCTACTCGCACGGCCAGCCAATCTACTACTACGTGCCGGTGATCATCGCAGGAACACTTCCCTGGTCGATCCTCGCGCCGTTCGCGGCGTGGCGATCTCTCACACCCAATCCGGCACGGCGTTTCTGCCTGATCAGCGCCGCGACGATCTTTGTCGTCTTCTCCTGCGCCAGCGCGAAGCTGATTCCCTACATCCTGCCGGCGCTTCCTCCGCTCGCGATTGTGATCGCAAGCGGCTTGCTGGGGTTCACCGATCGCGAGCACGATTCCGCGCTCGCCGTAGCGAATAGCTCCCGGCGTCTCGCCGCGAGCGGCCCGATCTTGAGTCTCCTCGGCGCGGGCGTGATGCTTGCGGGAATCTTTGCCAACCGCTTTGCGAGTCCCAATCCGATGCTCGTGCGGCCCGCCCTCTACTTCGCCGGCGCGATTGTGCTCGTCGCGGGCGCAATTTGCTTTGCGGCGTTCTGGCAACACCGCTTCGAGGCTGGTTTGGCGACGATCGCGACTGCGGCGGTCGCGATTCTGATTGTTGCGAGCTACGGCCGGATCATGTCGGAGCCTGCACGATCTTACGCAGAACTCGCACGCGCAATCGCCGAGCGCGCTCCCGATGCCCGCCTGATCTGCTATCCGCGTTACCTTCAATCGCTGCCGTTCTATGCGCGCCGCCGCGTCATCCTGATTGGCGCGAAGACCGAACTCGCCTATGGCGCCGCCCATGCGTCCGACGCGGCGAATTTTTTCTTCACCCGCCGCGCCGACCTTTTGCGCTTGTGGAACGAGCCGATCCCGTCTGTGCTGATCGTCGATCGCGCCGCGTTTGCTCCGCTCGCCGCGAGCCTCGGGCCATATACTGTAGTCGCGGCCGACGCCAAAAAGATCGCAGTAACCCGTGGGACGTCAGATCCGGCGCAGAGGCCAATTGGTGGATAA
- a CDS encoding alpha/beta hydrolase, whose translation MADIIGPTSHFFYSQRLKLHYVDWGNPGKPLAILVHGGRDHSRAWDFVALDLRRYFHVVALDLRGHGDSDWAIGGAYSITDHVLDLGQLINALDPKGQVTLIGHSLGAGVVLQRAGVFPEAVGAVVAIEGLGPPGAMMRETPAHERMESWVTDMLALAQRKPREYQTVEQAMVRMREANPHLSLELARHLTIYGVRRNENGTFSWKYDNYTRATSPYLFNLSDAMQIWSRIRCPVLLVRGDSSWAGDWERDGRLSAFRTSDVRTIDGAGHWVHHDRLAEFLAAVHNFLAL comes from the coding sequence ATGGCGGATATAATCGGACCCACTTCGCATTTCTTTTATTCGCAGCGGCTCAAGCTCCACTATGTCGATTGGGGTAACCCGGGCAAGCCGCTCGCCATCCTGGTCCATGGCGGACGCGATCATTCGCGGGCTTGGGATTTTGTGGCGCTCGACTTGCGACGATACTTTCACGTAGTTGCGCTCGATTTGCGTGGACACGGCGACTCGGATTGGGCGATCGGCGGCGCCTATTCGATTACCGATCACGTCCTCGACCTCGGCCAACTGATCAACGCGCTCGATCCAAAGGGACAGGTCACCTTGATTGGCCATTCATTGGGCGCGGGTGTCGTGCTGCAGCGCGCTGGAGTGTTTCCGGAAGCGGTGGGCGCGGTGGTCGCGATTGAGGGGCTGGGGCCGCCCGGGGCGATGATGCGCGAGACGCCTGCCCATGAACGCATGGAAAGCTGGGTTACGGATATGCTCGCGCTGGCCCAGCGCAAACCGCGCGAGTATCAGACGGTCGAACAGGCGATGGTGCGGATGCGCGAGGCGAATCCGCATCTCAGTCTCGAACTGGCGCGCCATCTGACGATCTATGGGGTGCGGCGCAACGAGAACGGCACCTTCTCCTGGAAGTACGACAACTATACGCGCGCGACCTCGCCGTATCTCTTCAACCTCAGCGACGCGATGCAGATCTGGTCGCGCATCCGCTGCCCGGTGTTGCTGGTGCGCGGCGATTCCTCATGGGCGGGCGACTGGGAGCGTGACGGGCGGCTGAGCGCGTTTCGCACCTCGGATGTGCGGACGATCGATGGCGCGGGCCATTGGGTTCATCACGACCGGCTCGCGGAATTTCTCGCCGCCGTGCATAATTTTCTGGCGCTTTGA
- a CDS encoding protein kinase, protein MIAPDTIVGGRYRVVRVLGGGGMKLVYLAEDLRLSGRRCALAEMVDGFTSPDAQQQAIAAFQREADMLAQLSNEHIPRVIDRFSEANHHFLVMEYVEGETLEDRLKRAGGKLAPEEVVAVAIQILETLEYLHNLMPPVIYRDLKPSNVMISPSGRVKLIDFGIARHFAPLTNATMIGTQGYAPPEQYRGRVEARSDLYALGATMHHALSGRDPAAEPPFSFPPLRKISPQIDPSLAAVVDQALSYDVITRMRDASEFRRRLLELRAAALNPPLSARSSGASSVAQMQLPLSPVGTWTAGPAAELAAARPSPLSPAAPPAADSPTAVIASPEIKCRSCARTIPADSHYCSFCGITLRRPSMAGASPNDPTVILSPTPLHENGSESHSASPEITRRIRRQRRRRGIRHPLRTLILIVLAGFFVTKAIVKATRSDQPPSDADANAPAVTPPHSSGLSVVQQARLFALRQALDESRFNDVRFQLEDGTLVLSGTIPSEDDRATVQMMCASIAGIPTLRDNLRVVDPSAGG, encoded by the coding sequence ATGATCGCACCCGACACCATCGTCGGCGGACGTTACCGCGTCGTCCGCGTGCTCGGCGGCGGCGGGATGAAGCTGGTCTATCTGGCCGAGGATCTGCGTCTTTCCGGACGCCGCTGCGCACTCGCTGAAATGGTGGATGGCTTCACCAGCCCGGACGCACAGCAACAGGCCATCGCTGCTTTCCAGCGCGAGGCCGACATGCTCGCGCAGCTCAGCAATGAGCACATCCCGCGCGTGATCGATCGCTTCAGCGAAGCCAACCACCACTTTCTCGTGATGGAGTATGTCGAAGGCGAAACGCTCGAGGATCGGCTCAAGCGGGCCGGCGGCAAACTCGCGCCGGAAGAGGTTGTCGCGGTCGCGATCCAGATCCTCGAAACGCTCGAATATCTGCACAACCTGATGCCGCCGGTGATCTACCGCGATCTCAAACCCTCCAACGTCATGATCTCGCCGTCGGGCCGCGTCAAGCTCATCGACTTTGGTATCGCGCGCCATTTCGCCCCGCTGACTAACGCCACGATGATCGGCACGCAAGGCTACGCGCCGCCGGAACAGTATCGCGGCCGGGTCGAAGCGCGATCCGACCTCTATGCGCTCGGCGCGACGATGCATCATGCGCTGTCGGGACGCGATCCCGCGGCCGAACCGCCTTTCAGCTTTCCTCCCCTGCGCAAAATTTCCCCGCAAATCGACCCCTCCCTCGCCGCGGTGGTTGACCAGGCGTTGTCTTACGATGTGATCACTCGGATGCGCGACGCGAGTGAATTCAGGCGCCGACTACTCGAGCTGCGCGCGGCCGCGCTCAACCCGCCACTGTCAGCACGCTCCAGCGGCGCGTCGTCGGTGGCGCAGATGCAGCTTCCGCTCAGTCCGGTCGGCACGTGGACCGCCGGTCCGGCCGCGGAGTTGGCGGCCGCCCGGCCATCGCCCTTATCTCCGGCTGCGCCGCCGGCAGCCGATTCCCCAACCGCGGTTATCGCGAGTCCCGAGATAAAGTGCCGAAGCTGTGCGCGCACGATCCCGGCCGATTCGCACTACTGCTCGTTTTGCGGGATCACCCTCCGCCGTCCCTCGATGGCAGGCGCAAGCCCCAACGATCCGACGGTGATTCTCTCGCCCACTCCGCTGCATGAAAACGGCAGCGAGAGCCACAGCGCTTCGCCGGAGATCACTCGGCGGATACGGCGTCAGCGGCGGCGGCGCGGAATTCGCCATCCGCTGCGAACACTGATTCTGATTGTGCTCGCGGGGTTTTTCGTGACGAAGGCGATTGTAAAAGCGACCCGCAGCGATCAACCCCCGTCCGACGCTGATGCGAACGCGCCGGCCGTCACGCCGCCGCACTCGTCGGGCCTCTCGGTAGTTCAGCAGGCGCGGCTTTTTGCGCTTCGGCAGGCGCTCGACGAGAGCCGCTTCAACGACGTGCGGTTTCAGCTCGAGGACGGTACTCTGGTGCTGTCCGGAACGATTCCGAGTGAAGATGATCGCGCTACAGTGCAGATGATGTGTGCGAGCATCGCGGGGATTCCCACGTTGCGCGATAATCTGCGCGTCGTCGATCCGAGTGCCGGCGGCTAA